Proteins from a single region of Strix aluco isolate bStrAlu1 chromosome 5, bStrAlu1.hap1, whole genome shotgun sequence:
- the GPRC5A gene encoding retinoic acid-induced protein 3 isoform X2: MTSPPRGCGSIAADYYMLCDMEKAWGIVLESLAAAGILITIFLICSLFFLICKIQDNSKRHMVSIYFFFLLGTLGIFGLTFAFIIKLNDRTRPTRFFLFGVIFALCFSCLLTHACNLNKLVRGRKPFSWLVLLLLIFSFALVQVVINIEYLVTMLVNQKDKFLNMSPEDTNKDFVMLLIYVLFLMALTFLVSMFTFCGSYKSWKRHGAHIFVTILFSIAIWVVWITMLTKGNTVLDKHSWDDPVVAIALVSNGWIFLIMYIVPEICFLTAPLKLGDYPPENDFCQPKFIKQTTGADNRAYTQDEIVQGDTGDLSYSPYSSHFQMKTIEPQNDFSIPRPKARTSPYHDYTGGKGPM; this comes from the exons ATGACGTCGCCTCCCCGAGGCTGCGGCAGCATTGCTGCTGACTATTACATGCTCTGTGACATGGAGAAGGCCTGGGGGATTGTCCTGGAGTCGCTGGCTGCAGCTGGCATCCTCATCACCATTTTCCTCATCTGCTCACTCTTCTTTCTCATCTGTAAAATCCAAGACAACAGCAAGCGACACATGGTCTCcatctatttcttctttctcttagGCACGCTCGGCATTTTTGGTCTCACTTTTGCCTTCATCATTAAACTCAATGACAGGACTCGCCCCACTCGCTTCTTCCTATTTGGAGTCATCTTTGCTCTCTGCTTCTCATGCCTCCTCACCCATGCCTGCAACCTCAACAAACTAGTGAGAGGAAGAAAGCCCTTCTCCTGGCTGGTGTTGCTGCtcctcattttttcctttgcccTGGTACAAGTTGTGATCAACATTGAGTACTTAGTCACCATGCTAGTAAACCAGAAAGACAAATTTCTGAATATGTCTCCAGAGGACACCAACAAGGACTTTGTTATGCTTTTGATCTATGTGCTCTTCTTGATGGCTCTGACCTTCTTGGTTTCCATGTTCACATTCTGTGGGTCATACAAAAGCTGGAAGAGGCATGGGGCCCACATCTTTGTCACTATCCTGTTCTCCATTGCCATTTGGGTAGTGTGGATCACTATGCTCACAAAAGGCAACACGGTTTTAGATAAACATAGCTGGGATGATCCTGTCGTGGCCATTGCTCTGGTGTCCAATGGATGGATCTTCCTGATAATGTATATCGTCCCTGAAATTTGTTTCCTCACTGCCCCTCTGAAGCTGGGAGACTACCCTCCAGAAAATGACTTCTGCCAACCCAAGTTCATAAAACAGACAACTGGAGCGGACAACCGTGCCTATACCCAAGATGAAATTGTGCAAG GAGACACAGGAGACCTCAGCTACTCCCCATACTCTTCTCACTTTCAGATGAAG ACCATCGAACCCCAAAATGATTTCTCTATCCCTCGGCCCAAGGCCCGGACAAGCCCATACCATGACTACACTGGTGGGAAAGGCCCCATGTAG
- the GPRC5A gene encoding retinoic acid-induced protein 3 isoform X3, giving the protein MHWELASSSWRLPVAFSEQDPESFVETFQGEVVQEHERMTSPPRGCGSIAADYYMLCDMEKAWGIVLESLAAAGILITIFLICSLFFLICKIQDNSKRHMVSIYFFFLLGTLGIFGLTFAFIIKLNDRTRPTRFFLFGVIFALCFSCLLTHACNLNKLVRGRKPFSWLVLLLLIFSFALVQVVINIEYLVTMLVNQKDKFLNMSPEDTNKDFVMLLIYVLFLMALTFLVSMFTFCGSYKSWKRHGAHIFVTILFSIAIWVVWITMLTKGNTVLDKHSWDDPVVAIALVSNGWIFLIMYIVPEICFLTAPLKLGDYPPENDFCQPKFIKQTTGADNRAYTQDEIVQDHRTPK; this is encoded by the exons ATGCACTGGGAACTTGCCTCTTCTAGCTGGAGACTCCCTGTTGCTTTCTCCGAGCAGGACCCAGAAAG CTTTGTGGAAACATTTCAAGGGGAGGTTGTTCAAGAACACGAAAGGATGACGTCGCCTCCCCGAGGCTGCGGCAGCATTGCTGCTGACTATTACATGCTCTGTGACATGGAGAAGGCCTGGGGGATTGTCCTGGAGTCGCTGGCTGCAGCTGGCATCCTCATCACCATTTTCCTCATCTGCTCACTCTTCTTTCTCATCTGTAAAATCCAAGACAACAGCAAGCGACACATGGTCTCcatctatttcttctttctcttagGCACGCTCGGCATTTTTGGTCTCACTTTTGCCTTCATCATTAAACTCAATGACAGGACTCGCCCCACTCGCTTCTTCCTATTTGGAGTCATCTTTGCTCTCTGCTTCTCATGCCTCCTCACCCATGCCTGCAACCTCAACAAACTAGTGAGAGGAAGAAAGCCCTTCTCCTGGCTGGTGTTGCTGCtcctcattttttcctttgcccTGGTACAAGTTGTGATCAACATTGAGTACTTAGTCACCATGCTAGTAAACCAGAAAGACAAATTTCTGAATATGTCTCCAGAGGACACCAACAAGGACTTTGTTATGCTTTTGATCTATGTGCTCTTCTTGATGGCTCTGACCTTCTTGGTTTCCATGTTCACATTCTGTGGGTCATACAAAAGCTGGAAGAGGCATGGGGCCCACATCTTTGTCACTATCCTGTTCTCCATTGCCATTTGGGTAGTGTGGATCACTATGCTCACAAAAGGCAACACGGTTTTAGATAAACATAGCTGGGATGATCCTGTCGTGGCCATTGCTCTGGTGTCCAATGGATGGATCTTCCTGATAATGTATATCGTCCCTGAAATTTGTTTCCTCACTGCCCCTCTGAAGCTGGGAGACTACCCTCCAGAAAATGACTTCTGCCAACCCAAGTTCATAAAACAGACAACTGGAGCGGACAACCGTGCCTATACCCAAGATGAAATTGTGCAAG ACCATCGAACCCCAAAATGA
- the GPRC5A gene encoding retinoic acid-induced protein 3 isoform X1 has translation MHWELASSSWRLPVAFSEQDPESFVETFQGEVVQEHERMTSPPRGCGSIAADYYMLCDMEKAWGIVLESLAAAGILITIFLICSLFFLICKIQDNSKRHMVSIYFFFLLGTLGIFGLTFAFIIKLNDRTRPTRFFLFGVIFALCFSCLLTHACNLNKLVRGRKPFSWLVLLLLIFSFALVQVVINIEYLVTMLVNQKDKFLNMSPEDTNKDFVMLLIYVLFLMALTFLVSMFTFCGSYKSWKRHGAHIFVTILFSIAIWVVWITMLTKGNTVLDKHSWDDPVVAIALVSNGWIFLIMYIVPEICFLTAPLKLGDYPPENDFCQPKFIKQTTGADNRAYTQDEIVQGDTGDLSYSPYSSHFQMKTIEPQNDFSIPRPKARTSPYHDYTGGKGPM, from the exons ATGCACTGGGAACTTGCCTCTTCTAGCTGGAGACTCCCTGTTGCTTTCTCCGAGCAGGACCCAGAAAG CTTTGTGGAAACATTTCAAGGGGAGGTTGTTCAAGAACACGAAAGGATGACGTCGCCTCCCCGAGGCTGCGGCAGCATTGCTGCTGACTATTACATGCTCTGTGACATGGAGAAGGCCTGGGGGATTGTCCTGGAGTCGCTGGCTGCAGCTGGCATCCTCATCACCATTTTCCTCATCTGCTCACTCTTCTTTCTCATCTGTAAAATCCAAGACAACAGCAAGCGACACATGGTCTCcatctatttcttctttctcttagGCACGCTCGGCATTTTTGGTCTCACTTTTGCCTTCATCATTAAACTCAATGACAGGACTCGCCCCACTCGCTTCTTCCTATTTGGAGTCATCTTTGCTCTCTGCTTCTCATGCCTCCTCACCCATGCCTGCAACCTCAACAAACTAGTGAGAGGAAGAAAGCCCTTCTCCTGGCTGGTGTTGCTGCtcctcattttttcctttgcccTGGTACAAGTTGTGATCAACATTGAGTACTTAGTCACCATGCTAGTAAACCAGAAAGACAAATTTCTGAATATGTCTCCAGAGGACACCAACAAGGACTTTGTTATGCTTTTGATCTATGTGCTCTTCTTGATGGCTCTGACCTTCTTGGTTTCCATGTTCACATTCTGTGGGTCATACAAAAGCTGGAAGAGGCATGGGGCCCACATCTTTGTCACTATCCTGTTCTCCATTGCCATTTGGGTAGTGTGGATCACTATGCTCACAAAAGGCAACACGGTTTTAGATAAACATAGCTGGGATGATCCTGTCGTGGCCATTGCTCTGGTGTCCAATGGATGGATCTTCCTGATAATGTATATCGTCCCTGAAATTTGTTTCCTCACTGCCCCTCTGAAGCTGGGAGACTACCCTCCAGAAAATGACTTCTGCCAACCCAAGTTCATAAAACAGACAACTGGAGCGGACAACCGTGCCTATACCCAAGATGAAATTGTGCAAG GAGACACAGGAGACCTCAGCTACTCCCCATACTCTTCTCACTTTCAGATGAAG ACCATCGAACCCCAAAATGATTTCTCTATCCCTCGGCCCAAGGCCCGGACAAGCCCATACCATGACTACACTGGTGGGAAAGGCCCCATGTAG